One genomic window of Fusarium fujikuroi IMI 58289 draft genome, chromosome FFUJ_chr01 includes the following:
- a CDS encoding related to tpa inducible protein, translated as MAQPQPQTQMQVPPRAFSPPQHSPSPAPSQSSFALPPQKRARTDGPSSQPESPYATSPYAASPGATPGATATPPAGTGSPAFAQSPALPQQYATPYTNGHTTPGLNLPDVRPNSTPPIQQTQQLQQPIPQYTNATMTPVPVPAPGQLMTPTPGPGVMGPPQRPAERPTKDYEYDVTDSLAGTGIDLRAEEQYMNDLYATGFDEARTGFAHQPPGPKSSFYGAGPANQPAQSVPDQPQDQFAAQQAERAWSESSMRLALQRTQEISDPFLLVALLHRRADKIAREHHLALNLDLKNNSQTMGKMRLPEQFPAPKVTVKVTPGPDSTMVHTTGSYIPQDAFLVDQLALMSIATKQRLRELVEDAHVVATNRQKTSHGDIPEEWTPAAAPMNAEPLEPIDKPVDAVNGVDGTPVESANGDSTNPLKRSSDAAGLTNGVPPVKLPKVSSYMTTTMRDLARQERDWEEARLRKRQKRKDGIPDSGATTSRAGSVAPGTPGSVAPEAPKAMTKKEMKKNQQMKAAEIDSHQSQNTTSSLFAGFGGKGGLFGKKKAGKTYDWMTRGSGASTPTRNVSGAGKGPGGLGAAPAPANMAMTTEGRNRLGTWREDKEKGRNIQLRDWVSVLERDGREGKALQKAYLYLDASNPK; from the exons atggctcaacCTCAGCCCCAGACGCAGATGCAGGTGCCGCCTCGCGCATTCTCTCCACCGCAGCATTCACCCTCGCCTGCCCCGTCGCAGTCCAGCTTTGCCCTCCCGCCGCAGAAACGAGCTCGAACCGACGGACCATCCTCGCAACCCGAATCGCCATATGCTACATCCCCTTACGCCGCGAGTCCAGGTGCCACTCCAGGCGCTACAGCTACGCCGCCTGCTGGGACTGGATCTCCTGCATTTGCGCAAAGCCCTGCTCTGCCGCAACAGTATGCCACACCCTACACCAACGGGCACACAACGCCTGGCCTTAATCTCCCTGACGTACGACCGAACTCAACACCTCCTATTCAGCAGACCCAGCAGCTACAGCAGCCTATACCTCAATATACTAATGCCACAATGACTCCTGTGCCTGTACCTGCTCCTGGTCAGCTAATGACCCCAACTCCTGGCCCCGGAGTCATGGGGCCCCCGCAAAGGCCAGCAGAGCGACCAACCAAGGATTACGAGTACGATGTGACAGATTCGCTTGCCGGTACTGGCATCGACCTTCGAGCTGAGGAGCAGTATATGAACGACCTGTATGCGACCGGTTTTGACGAAGCGCGGACGGGCTTTGCTCACCAGCCACCGGGGCCAAAGTCGAGCTTCTACGGTGCCGGGCCAGCAAACCAACCTGCCCAGTCTGTTCCGGATCAACCACAGGATCAGTTTGCTGCACAGCAAGCGGAGAGGGCTTGGTCAGAGTCGTCGATGCGACTTGCACTTCAGCGGACACAGGAAATTAGTGATCCTTTTTTGCTAGTCGCCTTGCTGCATCGACGCGCGGATAAGATCGCACGAGAACATCACCTGGCGCTGAATTTGGATCTGAAGAACAACAGTCAAACCATGGGAAAGATGAGGCTTCCGGAACAATTTCCTGCGCCAAAGGTGACTGTTAAAGTGACTCCAGGCCCAGATTCGACCATGGTTCATACAACGGGCTCATACATCCCACAAGATGCTTTTCTAGTTGATCAGTTGGCATTAATGTCTATTGCCACAAAGCAGCGACTCCGAGAACTAGTGGAAGATGCACATGTAGTGGCAACGAATAGGCAAAAGACATCTCATGGCGATATACCTGAGGAATGGACTCCAGCGGCAGCTCCTATGAATGCTGAGCCCCTCGAGCCCATTGACAAGCCAGTGGATGCAGTGAACGGTGTCGACGGGACCCCTGTGGAGAGTGCAAACGGGGATAGCACGAATCCACTGAAGC GTTCCAGCGATGCAGCCGGATTGACCAACGGCGTGCCTCCAGTCAAGCTGCCTAAAGTGTCGTCGTATATGACAACGACGATGCGGGACCTTGCTAGACAAGAGCGTGACTGGGAAGAGGCACGACTCCGCAAGCGCCAGAAACGTAAGGATGGTATACCAGACTCGGGAGCCACAACATCGCGTGCTGGCAGCGTGGCGCCTGGCACTCCCGGTTCTGTAGCGCCAGAAGCTCCAAAAGCAATgacgaagaaggagatgaagaagaaccagCAGATGAAGGCTGCTGAAATTGACAGTCATCAGAGCCAAAACACCACAAGTAGCCTCTTTGCTGGCTTTGGAGGTAAGGGTGGACTGTTTGGTAAAAAGAAGGCTGGCAAGACATACGACTGGATGACTCGAGGCAGCGGAGCCAGCACGCCGACCAGAAACGTTTCGGGTGCCGGAAAGGGGCCCGGAGGGCTGGGAGCGGCGCCGGCACCTGCAAACATGGCCATGACTACCGAGGGCCGCAACCGACTTGGCACATGGAGAGAGGATAAAGAAAAGGGGCGGAATATCCAGCTTCGCGATTGGGTTTCAGTATTAGAAAgggatggaagagaaggcaaGGCACTTCAAAAGGCGTACCTTTACCTGGACGCATCGAACCCCAAATAA
- a CDS encoding probable nitrilase — MLEPLSTSPFVKGLQEAAREHSVAIHVGIHHREEGQDQSKRILNRALYITANGDINDATTYDKLHVFDYGSLKESATVQPGTSLTAPFDSPIGRIGSLICFDLRFPEAGLALAQPGPHSAWKNKPAQIITYPSAFTLRTGAAHWETLLRARAIETQSYVIAAAQVGRHNEKRASWGQSIVADPWGNVVLKLKGVKEGEPQGTAEDGAEGEIGFVDIDLEHLDKVRREMPLQRRIDVYPEL; from the exons ATGCTAG AGCCACTGTCGACGTCCCCCTTCGTAAAGGGTCTCCAGGAGGCAGCTCGTGAGCACAGCGTCGCTATTCATGTGGGTATTCACCATCGTGAAGAGGGACAAGACCAGTCAAAGAGGATTCTCAACCGTGCGTTGTATATTACTGCCAACGGAGACATCAACGATGCAACAACATATGATAAGCTCCATGTGTTTGACTATGGCAGTCTAAAGGAGAGTGCAACAGTCCAGCCTGGAACAAGCCTTACAGCACCGTTTGACTCCCCCATAGGCCGCATTGGAAGCCTCATCTGCTTTGACTTGCGATTCCCCGAGGCAGGATTGGCTCTCGCACAGCCAGGACCTCACAGCGCATGGAAGAACAAGCCAGCGCAGATTATCACATACCCAAGTGCATTCACCCTTCGCACAGGTGCAGCACATTGGGAGACTCTTCTCCGAGCCAGGGCCATCGAGACACAGAGCTATGTAATTGCAGCAGCACAAGTTGGAAGACACAACGAGAAGCGAGCTAGTTGGGGACAGAGTATAGTTGCCGATCCATGGGGGAATGTAgtgctgaagctgaagggcGTGAAAGAGGGAGAGCCCCAGGGGACTGCTGAGGATGGCGCGGAGGGTGAAATTGGGTTTGTTGATATCGACCTTGAGCATTTGGACAAGGTTAGAAGGGAGATGCCTCTTCAGAGGCGAAT TGATGTTTATCCTGAGCTGTAA